The Lutibacter sp. A64 genome segment GTTTCTAGCTCTTTCCCCATTAAATACCAACCTGAATCAATAACTTTAGAAGCTGCTTCTTTTAACTCTTGCTGGTATTGCGCATTTATTTTTTGTAAGTCTAAAAATTTAATCATGCTGTTTCACTAATTTGTTTTCCTCCCATAAATATATCTCCTTAGTAACTTTATCTCTCAAATTGAGGTCTAATATCCTACCTTCATTGGTTACATAACTTGAAAGTTTTGCAGGATTCCCTAACCACAATTCATTATTTCCAATTGATTTTGTTACTACAGCTCCTGCACCTACCATGGCATATTCACCAATGGTATTCCCTGCAATAATTGTAGCGTTTGCTCCAATAGAAGCTCCTTTTTTAATAATTGTCTGTAAAAATGATTCAGGATATTGTTTAGATCGCGGCACAAGATCATTCGTAAATGTTACATTAGGCCCTATAAAAACATCATCTTCAATTGTGATGCCATCCCAAATTTGCACACCTGATTTTACAGTTACATTATTTCCAATATGAACCTTATTTTCTATAAACACATGTGCATTTATATTGCAGTTTTCCCCAATAATAGCATCTTTTAAAATTACAACAAATTGCCAAATTCTTGTTTTTACTCCAATTTTAGTAGTTTGTACATCGGCTAATTTATGACAGCTATAATTCATCTTTTATAGTCTAAAAATTCTTGATATTCTCGTATATAATCACTCTCATTATAAGTATGTGAAGCTAATACCAAACAAATTGAGCCTGATGAAAAATTGATTTCAGAAGCCCAAATTCCGGGTGGTATGTGTAAACCTTTGTTTGGTTGGTTTAAAAATACTGTTTTTGTAAATTTCCCATCATCTAATTTAACTTCAAAACTTCCAGAAGCTGCCACTAAAAACTGATGACAAGCTTTATGTGCATGTGCTCCCCTATCTTCACCCCCAGGAATATCATATAAATAAAAAATTCTTTTTACTACAAATGGTAATTTTTTTCCATTTTCTACAACAGTAATATTACCTGCATCGTTTTGAATTTTAGACACGTCAATAACCTTACAATCTTTAACAGTGTTATTTGTTACTTTCATCTTTCAGGCTTTTAAAACTGTCAAAATCACGAATATAATCATCTTCTTCATATCCTATAGATGAAACTATTAATGCTAAAGAATTAGTTGAAAAATTTTCCAACCTTCTCCATAATAAGTTAGGCACATACAATCCATAATACGATCTGTTTAAACTATATTTCACTTCTTTTGTACCGTCGTGTAATACTACGTCAAAACTACCGGAA includes the following:
- a CDS encoding sugar 3,4-ketoisomerase, which gives rise to MNNVKIIELPKILDRRGNLSFFENCNQIPFDIKRTYWIYDVPGGEIRGSHAFKKSHEFIIALSGSFDVVLHDGTKEVKYSLNRSYYGLYVPNLLWRRLENFSTNSLALIVSSIGYEEDDYIRDFDSFKSLKDESNK
- a CDS encoding acyltransferase, with amino-acid sequence MNYSCHKLADVQTTKIGVKTRIWQFVVILKDAIIGENCNINAHVFIENKVHIGNNVTVKSGVQIWDGITIEDDVFIGPNVTFTNDLVPRSKQYPESFLQTIIKKGASIGANATIIAGNTIGEYAMVGAGAVVTKSIGNNELWLGNPAKLSSYVTNEGRILDLNLRDKVTKEIYLWEENKLVKQHD
- a CDS encoding sugar 3,4-ketoisomerase, with translation MKVTNNTVKDCKVIDVSKIQNDAGNITVVENGKKLPFVVKRIFYLYDIPGGEDRGAHAHKACHQFLVAASGSFEVKLDDGKFTKTVFLNQPNKGLHIPPGIWASEINFSSGSICLVLASHTYNESDYIREYQEFLDYKR